The following is a genomic window from Parabacteroides johnsonii DSM 18315.
TCTTACCATTTCTAACAGTTCCTTGTTTTCCATGACCTATATGTCTTGCTTTTAATTTAAAGAAATCCTGATTTTGAAATTAACAAAGGTACAAATAAATTGATAATTTCCAAGATTTAGGCTTTTTATTTACCAGACAAAAGAATGCTTGTATTCCGATTGATTTCCGGCTGCATCCGTAACGGTCAGTTTGAGGGTATGTTTTCCTCTTTCGAGCCGTTCTTTATCGAATTTGTAGGTAATGACCGATTTGCTGTTCATTTCGAACAGGACGTATTGTCCGTCTATCTCTCCTCGGTAGGTTTGTACGCCACTCAGGTTATCGGACAGGCGGAAAACAAATGCCTGCTTGCTGATCCATGTGTTGGCGCCCAACGGGGTGATCGTCGGTGCTTTGAGATCTTGTCCGACCGTATAATTGCCAAGTTCTTTGATCGTGCCGTCGATCCAGCCGTTCCGGTAAGTACCGCCGATCCAGGATTGACGTCCTTTCTGAGTGCGGACGATACCATATTGCTGCTTGTTTTCCAACGTGTCGGTCCGTAAACGTAAGGACAGCAAGGCCGAGTTGTGAAGCGGAACGGGGCGGTTATGCAAAATGTGCCTGTCTGCCAATGCCGTACTGTCTTCTTTTACCGAATAACGGAAATAAAGATCGTCGTACAGGTTTCCTTTCGGGATCGTCATCCGGATGCCTTTTGCTCCGAACCGATTGTCGGACATCCAATGAAACAATTCTGTACCTTCGGTCTCGATCTCCGGAATCTCCTGTTCTTTCCCTTCTATCCAAACGGAGAGGCGGGTCGTGTTACCGAATGCATCGGAAAGCGTATAGGTGAGATGATACGTTTTCTCTTCTCCTATATGAATGATTCCCCGGTTGACGTTTTCGTTAAAACGGAGGCGGTTGCCCGGTTCTACAAAACTGCGCATATAAAAGGAACGACGGTCTTTCCATTCCTCATAATCGACGTAACTGTTCAAGTAGCGGGTCTCGTCGAAAGCAAAGCGGTCCAGGTTGCTATGGTAGATGATCTGGCTGTCCTGGCGAAGGGTAATATCCTTCACTCCGTAAATATTTGTCGTATTATCCATATAATCGTAGGCTTTGACCGCCAGTCCGATTTCTCCCCAAGCTTCGATCTTGCCGGTGATGGTTTGTTTGCCGTTTTTGGCTGTGACTGGTTTTAGCTCCAGTTTACGGCTGCTGCCGTTGACCACTCCTTTGCCCTGTTGCGGACAGATCAGTATTCCCTGTATTTTCGGTGCGCGGGTGTCGGTTATCTTCTCTTTGAAATATTCGATCGGGTCGAGTACCTCTTCACTTTCCGTGTCGCGCACTTCAAAATGGAGATGCGGACCTCCTGAGCTTCCGGTGTTTCCGCTATAGGCGACAATTTCTCCTTTTTTGACCGGGAATTGGTCCGGGTCGAGGAACAGGTTTACGTTGAAACTTTCCTGTTCGTATTGTTGCTCTTTGATATATCGGGCGATGGAAGGGGCGAATCGTTGCAAATGGGCGTAGACGGTTGTCGTTCCATCCGGATGTGTCAGGTATAAGCCGTTTCCGTATCCCCACGGACTGACGGATATGCGTGATACATATCCGTCCTGTACGGCGTGTACGGGTTTTCCTTCAACTCCTTGTGTCTTAAAATCTATTCCGGAATGGAAATGATTGTTGCGCAACTCCCCGAAGTTTCCGCTCAACAAGATCGGAAAATCGAATGGCTGGCGGAGTTGTTGGGCGCTTATTGTCTGTATGCAAAAAAACAATAGGGGGATGTATAGTTTGTACATATTATATGTTTATTTAGAAAAACAAAAGTAATCATTTATTTCAATAGTAGAAAGTCGACGATCAAAGGGAGATGGTCGCTGTAGCCGCCTTCGTATTTGAAACCGTAGTAGGTGCGGAAAGGGCGTTCACCACGCCAAGTTTTATCTTTTGTAAGCAGAAATGGCGGTGAAAAGATGCGGGCACTTCCCGGGATGACCTGCATCCGTGAGGTGGTGTCGGTGAGGGAGGAGGAGAGGATGAGTTGATCTAACTGGCTCCATTCTCCTTGATATTTATGGCTTCCCGGAAAAAATGGCTTGTCTTTGGCAAACAGATTGTATAGATGGAGAGACGGATAGGCATCCGTCCGAGATTTCATAGGCATGGAGTCTGAACCGGACAGGCATGAAATTGGAAACGGATGGGCATACAATATTTCCCGGATACTCATGTCGTCCGGCGTATCATTGAAATCTCCCATAATCAGGATGTGTGGGGCAGGATGGAGATGGTGGAGCGAGTCGCATAATACGCGCAGGGTGCGTGCCGCATCCAAACGGTCCGGTTCGCTTTCTTTTTCTCCTCCGTAACGGGAGGGAAAATGGCAGACAAAAACATCGATCCGGTCCCCGGTAATTACATCTCCCCATACATGCAGGATATTACGGGTATGCTTATGCTGTTTGCGGGTAAAACGGACCGGATGTTCCGTATGCCCCCGGTAGCGGAACTTGTCCCGTTGGTAAAGTAATGCTACATTGATCCCTCGCGTGTCCTGTCCGTGCGTCATGCAATAACGGTAATGCTGCCGACGGAGCGGAGTGTAGTTCAGAAGCCGGACAAGGACGGAATCGTTTTCTACTTCACAAAGTCCGACCAAAGCCGGGGTGCTCCATTCTCCCGCTGCCGTAATGACTTTTGCCAGTTGCTGTAATTTATGGTAAAACCGTCCCGGTGTCCAGTGGCGGTTGCCGGAGGGAAGGAAATCATTGTCTGCTGTAAACGGATCGTCTTTCGTGTCGAACAGGTTCTCGACATTGTAACTCATCACCCGGAAGTCTGTTTGCCCTTGTGAAGGCAAAGAAAACAATGTCAGTATAAAAAACGTCATAGTTAAGATTCTGGTCATGTCGTTTTATTTTGTTTCATCTTCTTTCGGTACGAATTCGTAGGCTCCGATATCGGGACCGTCGTTTGTCAGGCGGTTGATACCGTAGCGGTCCACCGGATATTGCTGCGTAACGAAGATATCGGCTTTTCCCACTCCCAAAGTCGTCAACGAATCCGGACGGAAATCAAAGCGGTATTTGTTTTTTTCACCGCCCTTTAGCCTATAGGAAGGACTGACATTTGTGAACAGTACCTCTTTGAAGTGATCATTGTTGCTGCCATTCGTTTTGACCACGCAATGATTAAACAGGTATTCGAATGGCGCTGCATCGTCGACAGACAGGTTGAGTTCCCCTTTGTATTCTTCCTTGCCGGCAGCGAAACTACCGTCGATAATGCAATTGTCGAATGTCGTTTTGAGCGGGTAAGCCTCTTTATTCGCATTGTTTGCCATCGTGAGGCAAGACGTGTTTCGTTTTTCCAGTGTCATGAAATTAGCCAGTGTGCAATGGATGAAGCGGTATTCCCCGCCAATCAGCACGACGACGCCTCCTCCGGCATTGGTCAATTCCGTGTTGGTCACTTCTATATTGCAATTGAGTGCGAAGAACAGGTTTTCTCCCATATTCGTGATCTGGGAATTGCTTAGTTTCAGTTTGGATTCGCCTGGAGACGACTTTTCGAACGTCAGTCCTGTTTTCCCATTTCGCACGATAACATTGTCCATAATATTATGGTAACTTTCCGGACGGAAGAAAATCCCCCCCCATTGTGACGGTGTCCGGTCGTAGGGCAGGATGTCGTTCAGAATGAAATCCAGGCGGTCTCCGCGGAAAACAATCGGTTTTTCACGTGTCCCTTTGGCCAGCAATGTCCCGTATGTAATGACTTTCGCAGTGTCGTGCATATAGAAGATGGCCCCCGGATCGATGTTGAGTGTGATATTGGGAGAAATAACCAGGCTGTCATATATAAGGTAAGGCCGTTCGGCTGTAAAATGCGTGTCTTGTGTCAGGATAAGCCCGTTCTTATACAGGTTTACATTTTGCCCGTATGCTTCGAGGCGGACAGACTGTTTGATGCCGTTTGTGGTGAAAATGACGGAATCGTCCACCAGCAGTGGTTGGTTGGATGCGTTCGGATTGACGGTGACTTCCACAAAAACATACAAGCTGTCGTCTGCCTGTATCCTTACATTTTGGAAATGGTCGCCTTTACGCCCGTCCACGTTGATGCGGAAACCGGTCTCTTCACCGCTTGCCAACATGATCTCGCTGATCAGCAAAGGCTGATCGTTACGGTTGTAGATCATGAACTCTTTGGTTGCGGAGCCTATTGTGGTGAATACCGTATCGAAAGAAAGCGTGTCGACCGAGAAGCTCAGCCGATGGTTGGGGTTACTCGAATAGTTTTCGTCCAGCCCGTCGCACGACAACAGGTTGAGCACTATAAAGAATAATATGAGTAACGGAGCGGCTAATTTTTTCATTTCATTAATTATTAATAGTCCAGGTAAATTGTTATTTACCATATAATGTCAATAAGAAAACAAATTTATTATAAATAAGTTTTCGGGCATTAACATAAAAAAAGAGGAAAAACATCCGTTGAATGTTAATCCTCTTTTTATAACGAGAAATGTATCGTTTTATTTTGCAGGGATGCTCTTTAATAGTTCGAGTAAGTGAGACCACCACAATCCAACGGTATCAATCTGTATGCGTTCGTTGGGGGAATGGACGTCCCGAAGCGTCGGTCCGAATGAGATCATATCCAGATTCGGATATTTCTCAAGGAACAAGCCACATTCCAGTCCTGCATGGATCGCCATTATTTTGGCATCTTTGTTAAACAAACGTTTATAGGTATCCTGTGCCACTTTCAGGATCTTTGAATCCGGGTTAGGCGCCCAACCGGGATAGCCGTCGCCGTGAGTTACCTGTGCATCGGCTAACTTGAAAACAGATGCGACCTGGTTGGCAATCATGTTCTTGTAAGACTCGATGGAGCTGCGCTGGCTTGTGCCGACAATGATCGTGTTGTCATCTCCCATCTTGACAGAAGCCAGGTTGGTAGAGGTTTCCACCAGCCCTTCGATGTCGTGGCTCATGCCGATCACGCCATGTGGGCAGGCATGTAAAGCCAAAATCAGTTTTTCGGCATCATAGTCGCTGATATATTTGTCCGGACGGTCGGTCGAAGCCATTGTTATCTGTACGTTCGGGTCTACATGTTTCAGTTCGTTTTCTATATCTGCCGTGAAATGGTTCAGCAGGATACGGGCTGCTTCCTTTTCTTCCGGGTACAGGCCGATGGTCGCTTGCGCTTCACGGGCGATAGCGTTGCGGAGGTTACCGCCGTGGATGAAGCAAAGGTTGAAATCAGCTTGGTTTTTCAGTAGGTACAGGTAGCGCACCAGGATTTTGTTGGCATTGCCCAACCCTTTGTGTATTTCGCCACCGGAATGTCCGCCGTTCAAGCCTTTCACTTCGATTTTGAAGTATTGCATGTTCGGATTGGTGTCACGTGATTCGTAATGGAACACCGCTTGCGTATCTTTACCACCTGCGCATCCCATAAAGATTTCACCTTCGTCTTCGCTATCGAGGTTCAGCAGGATATCGCCTGTCATGAATCCTTTTTCGAGTGCTTTGGCTCCGGTCAGTCCGGTTTCTTCGTCTACGGTGAAAAGGCATTCGATCGGTCCGTGCTCGATATCGTCGGATGCGAGGATAGCCAATTCGGCAGCTACACCGATGCCATTGTCGGCACCCAGAGTCGTACCGTTGGCGCAAAGCCAGTTCCCGTCGACGATTGTTTCGATCGGATCATTGTCGAAGTCATGTACGGTTCCATTATTCTTTTCGCAGACCATATCCATATGGGATTGCAGAACGACTGTCGGCAGGTTTTCCTTACCGGGAGTAGCCGGTTTAGACATCAGGATGTTGCCTGCGGCATCTTTTTTGATAGCTATTTTATACTGTTTCGCGAATGATTCAAGGAACTCGATCATTTTTCCCTCCTTCTTTGAAGGACGGGGCACTTGTGTTACCTGGTGGAAGAACTTCCAGACGATTTCAGGTTTTAAATCAGTAATCTTCATAATGTTACAATATATTATAGATGTTACTCTATAGTTAATAATACCACTGCAAACAGGGGGTTGTATGAAAAAAAGTACAATTAAATATCAAAAACATACTTTCCAATCACTTAAACTCTTATATTTGCGTCCACAAATATAGAGAAAATGCTTACAACGTTATTGATTACCGTCATAATTCTTTTTATTTGTGTTGTGTTGCTCAGTGTAAAAGTTCTTTTCAAAAAGGGAGGGAAGTTTCCTAATACACACATTGAAGGTAACGCAGCACTAAGGGAGAAAGGTATATGCTGTGCTAAAACCCAGCATAAGAGAGATAGTTTGCGGAAGAATCTATATGATAAGATAAAGGAAATAGAAGAATAAAATAAAATAAAGATTTAATTTACACTTTATGAAGAACATTAACTACGTTATTAATGGTGTGCTCGCGGTGGCTGTCATAATCTTGTTTGTTATGCAGTTTTCCAGTAAAAAAGAATCCACAGTAGCTCCGGCTTTCACAACGGAGGGAGATTCTACCAATTTGCTCCCTGTAGCATATGTGAATGTAGACTCTCTTTTAGCGAATTACAACTATTCGAAAGATCTGAATGAACGTATCCTCAAGATGCAGGAAGATTATCGTTTAGATATGACCCAACGGTCAAATGCCTTACGGACAGAATTGAATGATTTCCAGCGTAAATATGAAGCCAATGCTTTCCTTACTACGGAAAGAGCGCAGCAGGAAGGAAACCGTTTGCAGAAAAAGCAGGAGGAACTTCAGAACTATGCCGCTAAGAAAGAACAAGAACTGGCTGCCAAGCAGATGGAACTGAACGGACAGCTTCGCGATACGATCGTTGCCCAGTTGACGACTTTTAACCAGGCAAAAGGTTATCAGATCATTTTCAGCAATACAATGGGGGACAATATTTTGCTGTCTAATCCGGCATACGACATCACGGCCGAATTTCTTGAAGTGCTGAATAAGAACTACTCTTCCGGAAAATAAGGAACAGAACATATAGATATATACGAAAGGGCTGCCCGCGCATATCGCTGGGCAGCCCTTTTTGTAAAGCTATGTATTACGGCAAGCGAAGCATGCTTGTGCTTGTTTACCTTTGTATGGACTTCCGGAGTTTCTTCTTGAGCCAAAAATAGTAGCCGGTTATGGCAAAAACAGCCCCTAAAAGCGAAACCAGGCAACTCAATATCCGGGTTGCCATCCCTCCCCATGTTCCGGCATGGACGGAATAGATCCATCCTCTTATTTTGGCGGATTTAGGGAGGTCCTTGTATAATTGGATTTCGGTGATCTTGCCGGTAGCCGGGTCAAAAGAATAGCGGTCGCTTCCTCTTGTATTTCCATAGGTGGCAGTAGAAACCGTTGCCGATCCGTCCTGGATGGCGATCGATTTATATTCCGGATAACGGCTTTGTAAATCGGCCAAGACTTCAGCCCATTGTGTGTAATTGGTTTTGGGGTGTTTCTTCAGCCCTCTGTCACCTGATGTTTTTTGAGGAGAGGAGGATGCCGGAGCATGTGTCTGCTTGGAAGTTGTGCTGATGCCGAACACGGTATAGAACGCGTCACGATACCAGCCGAACGACCAGGTCAGGCCGGTCAATGCCAGGACAAGCAAAAGTAAAGCAGCATAAAAACCTCCGGAGACATGTAGATCGTACAGGAAACGGAACCAGCCGGCTTTTGTTTTTATTTTGAGCCGGTTTTTCAGTACTTTCTTGTTTCTCGGATACCAGATAACAAGGCCGCTGATGATGATAATGACCAATACCAGGGTTGAATATCCGACGATAGTCTTTCCCCAGGCAAAACTTCCATCCCGTTTATATTCGTCCAGCAGCCAGCGGTGAAGGCGCATCATTTTCATAAAGAACCCTTTCCCATCGTCTATGCCGGTAATTTCTCCGGTGTAGGGATTAATAAAGCAAGCAGCTTTTTTCCCCGGTAAAATTAATTGGTAGGTCCGTTTGGGATCGGAGGAAACCCGTATTCCGTTTATTTTGATGGAGTCGGGAAGTTGCTGGCCGGCGGCGCTCATGAGCACCGCCGGCGAAAGCACTTCGCCTTTTACCTCTTTGACAAAATAACGGGAAGGATAGCAAAGCTCCAGTATCTCTGTTTCGAATACCAGGATGGCTCCTGTCAGGCAGACGATCGCGATGATGATACCGAAGGGTATCGATAACCATAAATGTATTTTCGCAAAGAACTTTTTCATTTTACTGCCAATTTACCGATACCGGTTATTTGAGTGGCTTCGACTGTTACACCTTTCGTTGCACTGGCGTTAGCTGGGTCGATCTTGTAGATGGCTGGATTTCCATCGGTTGTCGTTACAGCGATGTAAGCCTTGCCGTTTTCAACATGTATCGTGTTTCCGAAACCGGAAATGATATCGGTTGAAGGAAGTCCGCTCACGTAAGTCAACTTTTCGGCTCCGGCTTTGAACACGGCCAACTGATTGGCTGTATAGCCTGTTTCACTGAAAGGACGGTCATACATCAGTAATAAGAAATAATCGTCTGTGATATGCCAGCTGCGAAGGAAGGAATTTCCATTGCTCTGTGCCTCCAAGTTGCAGTAGTAATCGTCGAAATCTTCACTTCCGTTCGGGATGCGCACTACACCGGCCGGCAAGTTGGTCTGCTGGCGCGGGTCGGTCATCGTTTTGGCATAAGATGGTGAGAATATATAGATGTCACCATTGTCGGCGGCCCAGATCATTTGATAATATTGCGATTTGAAACGGCCACAAGCGTAACTGATTTTATCAGTCTTGATGATTTTCTTATTTGTAAATGTTGCATCGTCGAAGATGGCGACCCAACAGGAATTCGGATATTGTGTCCACAATAGCTCGTCTTTTTCGTAAGCGCTGCTGTTCGAACCTCCGGATTCGGTTTTCACCAAGTCTTCGTTACCCGGCAAGACCCATTTTCCGTTTCCGTCTTTTGTCCCGTACTGGCTTAATCCCATCGGTACGGCTACGCTATAGATCTTGCTGTTATGTTCCAGAATACCTGCCAGCGTTACATATTCACCATTGCCCAGGAAGTTTTCGGACAGGTAGGCTTTGTTCTTCGTGTCGTTGTCCGTTTTTGTCTCGGCTGCGACATCTAAAAGGGATACCAGGAATGACTGGGGAACATAGCCGTTCTCGTCCGCCCATTCCGTCGGACCGTCACCTGAAGAAAGGGTCATGATATACTTGTCATAAATGCCGTAAGTCGTAAATCGTTTGACCTTATAGCTCTGTGAACGGGTTTCAAGTTCTCCGTTCGCATTCAGGATATACGAGCGTGTGTCGCCGGCATTTCCCTGATTGTAAGTCAGGCCGTACAAATACTGGTCTTTGTAGAAGACCCATTGTGTAGCTCCGTCATTCACAAGGCCGTTGTTCAATGTCGTGATGGTCCCTTCGTCCACACTTTCGGCTGTAAGCAGTACGTTGGTCGTATTTCCGGATGCCGTTGTAGAAGCTGGGATTACGAATGTGTTTTTGACTTCACCCTTCCCTCCTTCGTCCGGTGCCGGGATATCGTTGTCACTACAGGAAGTAAACAGCCCACCCGCCAGCATAGCTGCGGCAATACCGGTTAATAAATGATTCTTTTTCATTTTGCAATAAATGTATTTATATTTAGTAACTGTGATAATTGAATTAATTTCCGAAATAAACTCTCACTTTACCATAGAAAGCACGTCCGGCTTTCTGTAAACTGAAATTGTCGTATAAGTTTTCGTTTGTAAAATTGCGGCACTCTAACGACACGTTGTACCGTCCGTTCTGAAGGCTGTAGGAAAGAGCTAAATTATGAGAGAACTGGTTCGGTACGACATAGTCGTTGTTTTTCGATCCGATAGCCGACGAATAGTATGTAAAGCTATGCAGGTATTGATTGTCGTAAGTAACAGTCAGCACATTGCCTTTTTTCCAAAGGTTACGCCAGTAGAACGATATGTCGGAATCCGCAAACCGGTAGGGAAGGTTCGGCATCCGTTCCCCATAGGCCAGGTTTTCGGCATTGCTGGTAATGGAGGTCTTCATTCTGTCGCGTACATCCATTTGGGTAAAGTTGCCGCCTACGCTTACCCAGTTTGCGAAGTTGTAGCGGATGGACAGATTAAATCCCTTTGTCTCGACCTTGCCGTAGTTGATATAGGTCGCTGCTTGCTTGCCGCCACTCAGATCTGTGATGTTACGTTGTATGTAGTCTTTCGTATTGCGGTAGACCACTCCACCTTCCACATACAAGGTATGTTTCCCGAATGTCTTGTTGTAGCTCAGGTTGAGGTTGATATTGTCGCTATTTTCCGGTCGGATACTCAGTTCGCCCATTTCCAGGTCTTCGTCACCAAACATCTCTTCGATGGTCGGCAGACGATAAGCCTTTTCGTAAGACAGCTTGGCCTGCAGGCCTGTCAGGATGAAGTAGGTTCCGGCCGCCCCGTATCCGAATGAGTTGACAGAACGTGTTTTGCGTACATATTCGTCTTGCGTACTCGAGGTGGCCATCGGGCCTGCTACAAATTGGCTGTAATATTTTCCGAAAGCGGAAAAATTCCAGTGTTCGGATGGCATTAACCGGTAGGAAAGGCCCGAAATATTCTTGCGGGTTTCTTTGGCAATGGCGCTTTTCATTTCTTCGGCTGCAAGCAGGGAGGTATTGGAACGATGGAAAGTGTTCAATACGTGGTTGAAGGTGAATGTATGCATTTTGCCGACCCGGTAATTGAGTGTCAACGTTCCGTTCCAGTTATTGTTGTCTGCCCGTAAATGCTGCCTTGACTGTTCTCCGGCGGAGTTCATCAGGTGTTTTTCTCCCCGCCAGTTATATTCATAAGAAGAAGTGTCCACGTTGGTTGTCAGGTTTTTATTGTAGTTGGCTGTCAACACGATGTCCAGCCCTTTGGTGAACAGATCGCGTTTGCCATATTCCAATGAAGGCATCAGAGAGTGTCCTTTGCGGTGCTTCTGGCCGTAAACGATTTCCTGGCGTACACCAGTCTGTATGTCCTGGTACATATTGGAGTAGGTGAAACCCAGCAGCAGGCGGTCCGCCCATTTCTTGTCTACGATCCCTAGCTTGCTGATAACTGCTTCGTTGTGGTAGGTATCGTTGAAGCGTTTCACCCGTTCCTTTTTGCTTCTGTCGATGCTTCCGGTCTCGAAGTTTTCTACCGGAGCGTTCACGTAGTAGTCATTGTCCGAATAGTTTTGGAAAGCATTGATTTCGTAGGTGAATCCGTTTTTGAACGTCTGCCCGAAATTCACATAAGATTTGTGTGTATTGAAAGAACCGTACGAATAGGATGCGTCCAAAAACCATCTGTCTCGTTTCTTTTTAGTGATGATATTGATCACGCCTCCGATTGCATCCGTACCGAAGCCTACCGGGACCACTCCCTTATAGATTTCGATACGTTCGGCAAAGTTTACCGGGATGTTGTTCAGCCCGAACGAACTTCCCACACCTTCCTGTGGCACACCGTCGATAAATATTTTCACATGTTTGCCGCTGAAACCGTCCAGCGTAAGTTGCATGTCCGAACCGACACCTCCGGATTCACGCACTTTCATTCCCGGAGCTTTTGCCAATGCCTCGCTCAGGCTTCTGTTGGAATTTTGCAGTTCTTTCGTGTCGAGTGCTACGGCATTGAATGCCGAACGTTTCAAACGGCTTATTCCGTTTGAGACAACGACCACTTCGTCCAGTTCCGTCGATTGCGGAGTAATGGTGATATTCTGCTTGGTCCTTTCTCCGCTGGCAAGCTTTACCGGTTTTTCAACCGTCTGATAACCGATGGCGGAAACGACTAATGTATAGTCGCCAGCCGGAGCTTTCAGATGGTAAATACCTTGTTCGTCGGTTGTTCCGCCGTAGGTCGTACCTTTCAGGTAAACCGTTGCGAAATCAACGATTTCTTTTTCCGTAGATATGATTTTACCAGAGATCATTGCTCTGTCTTGGGCAGAGGCGGATATCGCGGCCAAGAGAAATAGGAATAAGCCGGAAAGTTTAAGAATAGTCGCTTTCAATTTATAAAGAGTTTTGTATCGTTAGTAAAACGCTGCAAAGATCTTTATAAATGAAAAGCGCATCAATCGCGGATTTTAGGTAATTTGCCGTCCTTCAATGAGGCGATTTGTTGGCATTACTCACTACGCGTAGGTATTTTTGCTCGACTTTGAACAATTAACAATTGAATTACCCGTTTGACAATTTGCTACTTTAAGGATCGTAAAATAGCAGTGATTGTAATGTTAAAAAATATTACCCATGCTACTAATTCCCAAAATGTGGGGTATTAATTCGATTTTGATGGGGTGGAAGTGACATTTTGATAATTGAACTAAATAATGGAAAAATGCTATTTATATTTGGATAAGTAAATTCTTTGACCCACCTTTGCGCCGAAATAACAAAAAGGACATTTGATAATCCTCATCGGAGGGCTATGAAAGCCGGATAAGATGATTGGGTAAAACCATCATCTTATCCGGCTTTTGTTTTTGAATAAAAAAACAACATAAATATAAAAACCAAATGTAGTATGAAAGAAAAAGTTATTGATTTTGGAAACGAGAAAGTTTCCGTTCTGTTTAAAAAACTATTTTTCCCGACAGTATTGGGAATGTTAAGCATGTCTGCCGTAACAACCATTGACGGTATTTTTGTCGGGCACGGGGTTGGAAGCGATGGAATTGCCGCCGTAAATATTTGTGTTCCTCTGTTAATGGTGCTTATGGGGGTAGGATTAATGATTGGTGCTGGCTGTTCTGTAATTGCGTCTATTCATTTATCCAAAGGGAAAAACTCTTTAGCACGAGCCAGTATTACGCAAGCCATGCTCTTTGTGACACTAATATCTATAATTGTGGGGGCATTGATTTTGATTATTCCCGAAAAGATAGCTTATTTGTTGGGGGCTTCAGAACACCTATTGCCTATGGTTGTCGATTATTTGACTTGGTTTTCCCCATCTTTATTGTTCGAACTATGGATAGCTGTTGCCTTATTTGCAATGCGATTGGATGGTGCTCCAAAACTTGCTATGTGGTGTAGTATCATAGCTGCTATGGTAAATGTTGTTCTTGACTGGCTGTTTAT
Proteins encoded in this region:
- a CDS encoding TonB-dependent receptor; translated protein: MISGKIISTEKEIVDFATVYLKGTTYGGTTDEQGIYHLKAPAGDYTLVVSAIGYQTVEKPVKLASGERTKQNITITPQSTELDEVVVVSNGISRLKRSAFNAVALDTKELQNSNRSLSEALAKAPGMKVRESGGVGSDMQLTLDGFSGKHVKIFIDGVPQEGVGSSFGLNNIPVNFAERIEIYKGVVPVGFGTDAIGGVINIITKKKRDRWFLDASYSYGSFNTHKSYVNFGQTFKNGFTYEINAFQNYSDNDYYVNAPVENFETGSIDRSKKERVKRFNDTYHNEAVISKLGIVDKKWADRLLLGFTYSNMYQDIQTGVRQEIVYGQKHRKGHSLMPSLEYGKRDLFTKGLDIVLTANYNKNLTTNVDTSSYEYNWRGEKHLMNSAGEQSRQHLRADNNNWNGTLTLNYRVGKMHTFTFNHVLNTFHRSNTSLLAAEEMKSAIAKETRKNISGLSYRLMPSEHWNFSAFGKYYSQFVAGPMATSSTQDEYVRKTRSVNSFGYGAAGTYFILTGLQAKLSYEKAYRLPTIEEMFGDEDLEMGELSIRPENSDNINLNLSYNKTFGKHTLYVEGGVVYRNTKDYIQRNITDLSGGKQAATYINYGKVETKGFNLSIRYNFANWVSVGGNFTQMDVRDRMKTSITSNAENLAYGERMPNLPYRFADSDISFYWRNLWKKGNVLTVTYDNQYLHSFTYYSSAIGSKNNDYVVPNQFSHNLALSYSLQNGRYNVSLECRNFTNENLYDNFSLQKAGRAFYGKVRVYFGN